A genomic region of Phragmites australis chromosome 2, lpPhrAust1.1, whole genome shotgun sequence contains the following coding sequences:
- the LOC133908523 gene encoding uncharacterized protein LOC133908523: MALLPAQTTMTPPCAGNTCGNVNISYPFYLRNETAVLLGYNSSYCGYPGLGILCKDGNQAILQLGSGNYTVSTIDYRDLTVTVVDQEVLEETGTCPRVENNVTFPQASWLSVGESGTRGLRIPRPGQQSATWRPPAGVISAR; the protein is encoded by the coding sequence ATGGCGCTCCTTCCAGCGCAGACAACTATGACTCCTCCCTGTGCCGGCAACACCTGCGGCAACGTCAACATTAGTTACCCGTTCTATCTTCGTAACGAGACGGCAGTTCTCCTGGGTTACAACAGTTCGTACTGCGGCTACCCTGGCTTGGGGATCCTGTGCAAGGACGGCAATCAGGCAATCCTGCAACTTGGCAGCGGCAACTACACGGTCTCGACCATCGACTACCGGGACCTCACCGTCACCGTGGTCGATCAGGAGGTCCTTGAGGAGACAGGGACCTGTCCCAGAGTCGAGAACAACGTGACGTTCCCGCAGGCCTCGTGGCtgtctgtcggtgaatcaggaactaggggtcTCCGAattccgaggccaggccagcaatccgccacgtggcgtcctccCGCGGGGGTCATCTctgcgaggtaa